The Pseudobythopirellula maris genome has a window encoding:
- the ppk2 gene encoding polyphosphate kinase 2, protein MATVTQAKKSKKKKKKSKASPPVAQSGGESNGAAAVPHEYRQSGKKPSTKEYEKRLGELQIELIKLQQWVVAKKLKVVVIFEGRDAAGKGGTIKRITESLNPRVCRVVALPAPTEREKSQWYFQRYAAHLPAGGEIVIMDRSWYNRAGVERVMGFCTNDEYGEFLRACPEFERMIVRSGVKLVKYWFSVSHEEQERRFQGRIQDPTKRWKLSPMDLKSRDRWVEYSMAKDRMFAITDIRQAPWYVVPSNCKKTARLNCISHFLSLFDYEDLTPEPFDLPPRKMDTGTYVRPPIEDQTIVPQVF, encoded by the coding sequence GTGGCGACTGTGACCCAAGCGAAGAAGAGCAAAAAGAAAAAGAAGAAGTCCAAGGCCTCCCCGCCGGTGGCGCAGTCAGGCGGAGAATCCAACGGCGCCGCTGCCGTTCCGCACGAATACCGTCAGAGCGGCAAGAAGCCTTCCACGAAAGAGTACGAGAAGCGGCTCGGCGAGTTACAGATCGAGCTCATCAAGCTCCAGCAGTGGGTTGTCGCCAAGAAGCTCAAAGTGGTCGTGATCTTCGAGGGCCGCGATGCGGCCGGCAAAGGGGGCACGATCAAGCGGATCACCGAGAGCCTCAACCCGCGGGTCTGCCGCGTGGTGGCCCTGCCCGCGCCGACCGAGCGCGAGAAGTCGCAGTGGTACTTCCAGCGCTACGCCGCCCACCTGCCGGCCGGCGGCGAGATCGTCATCATGGACCGCAGCTGGTACAACCGCGCGGGGGTCGAACGCGTGATGGGCTTCTGCACGAACGACGAGTACGGCGAGTTCCTGCGCGCGTGCCCCGAGTTCGAGCGGATGATCGTCCGCTCCGGCGTCAAACTGGTGAAGTACTGGTTCTCCGTGAGCCACGAGGAGCAGGAGCGTCGTTTCCAGGGCCGCATCCAAGACCCCACCAAGCGCTGGAAGCTCAGCCCGATGGACCTCAAGTCGCGCGACCGCTGGGTCGAGTACTCGATGGCCAAGGACCGCATGTTCGCGATCACCGACATCCGCCAGGCGCCGTGGTACGTGGTGCCGAGCAACTGCAAGAAGACGGCCCGGCTGAACTGCATCTCGCACTTCCTGAGCCTGTTCGACTACGAGGACCTCACCCCCGAGCCGTTCGACCTGCCGCCGCGCAAGATGGACACGGGCACGTACGTGCGGCCGCCGATCGAGGACCAGACGATCGTGCCGCAGGTTTTTTGA
- the xerD gene encoding site-specific tyrosine recombinase XerD, with protein MPNPRKKVVKPRRAADAAEASHWRDAFTRYLATECGLAENSVAAYRRDLRRFYEWLAGRRLPNLTVGELAGYPAWLSETQELASASVARHVVSLKVFFRYLQLEGVLNDNQAALLVSRKLWQKVPTVLSATQVEKLLAAPQPGEPLWRRDRAILELAYATGCRVSELSRMRLEDAKLDEGHCLCHGKGDKQRLVPLGRRAVQAVEDYLEKERPRLAQRRDPASTRLFLSSRGAPLRRERVWELLKRYARQEGLTSKLSPHSLRHSFATHLLAGGADLRHVQELLGHASIATTQLYTHVDHSRLKSVHKAFHPRG; from the coding sequence ATGCCCAATCCCCGAAAAAAGGTCGTCAAACCCCGCCGCGCCGCGGACGCCGCCGAGGCGAGCCACTGGCGCGACGCCTTCACGCGCTACCTCGCCACCGAGTGCGGGCTGGCCGAGAACAGCGTGGCCGCCTACCGCCGCGACCTGCGGCGGTTCTACGAGTGGCTCGCCGGGCGGCGGCTGCCCAACCTCACCGTGGGCGAACTGGCCGGCTACCCGGCGTGGCTCAGCGAGACGCAGGAGCTGGCCTCGGCGAGCGTCGCCCGCCACGTGGTCTCGCTGAAGGTCTTCTTCCGCTACCTGCAGCTCGAGGGGGTGCTCAACGACAACCAGGCGGCGCTGCTGGTGAGCCGCAAGCTGTGGCAGAAAGTGCCCACGGTGCTGAGCGCCACGCAAGTCGAAAAGCTGCTCGCCGCCCCGCAGCCGGGCGAGCCGCTCTGGCGCCGCGACCGGGCGATCCTCGAGCTCGCCTACGCCACCGGCTGCCGCGTGTCGGAGCTCAGCCGCATGCGGCTCGAAGACGCCAAGCTCGACGAGGGCCACTGCCTGTGCCACGGCAAGGGCGACAAGCAACGGCTCGTGCCGCTGGGGCGACGGGCCGTGCAGGCGGTGGAGGATTACTTAGAGAAAGAGCGGCCCAGGTTGGCGCAGCGTCGCGACCCGGCGAGCACGCGGCTCTTCCTCTCGTCACGCGGCGCGCCACTGCGGCGCGAGCGTGTGTGGGAGCTGCTCAAACGCTACGCCCGGCAAGAGGGGCTCACTTCGAAGCTCAGCCCCCACTCCCTGAGGCACAGCTTCGCAACGCACCTGCTGGCCGGCGGCGCCGACCTCAGGCACGTGCAGGAGCTTCTAGGCCACGCCTCGATCGCCACGACGCAGCTCTACACGCACGTGGATCACTCACGGCTGAAGAGCGTCCACAAGGCGTTTCACCCGCGAGGGTGA
- a CDS encoding 1-acyl-sn-glycerol-3-phosphate acyltransferase: MQSIILEEPYEFVPPVESDFWCWLMRFRLKGFLRKQFGVHSHETRHADRLKASIDEGKSVILAPNHCRLSDPMVLGLLSAEIGSELFAMASWHLFKESAYQRFIIRRLGAFSVYREGNDRQAVNQAIDILVGGRRPLIIFAEGAVSRHNDLMMEMMDGPAFIARQAAKRREKEGKPGVVIHPVAIRYSYQGDAEAAVADELTRFEQAFSWQPQTHLSTVERIGQIGEALLAVNEIEYVGAARVGDRFERAQVLIEEVLERLEKKWLDGKSRPGESVVARVKALRTTILPDLIAKKVTPEERHQRWLDLAACYYVQQIDHYPRGYLQAEKNLPERIVETVERMAEDYCDRIRYRGPMHCTMVVGEAIEVSPQRDRSAVKDPAMAAAGESLQTMLDELVVERRRELFGEEG; encoded by the coding sequence ATGCAGTCGATCATCCTCGAGGAGCCTTACGAATTCGTGCCGCCAGTCGAGTCGGACTTCTGGTGCTGGCTGATGCGTTTTCGCCTGAAAGGTTTTTTGCGTAAGCAGTTTGGCGTGCATTCGCACGAGACGCGTCACGCCGACCGTTTGAAGGCGTCGATCGACGAGGGCAAGAGCGTCATCCTGGCGCCGAACCATTGCCGGTTGTCCGACCCCATGGTGCTGGGGCTGCTGTCGGCCGAGATCGGCTCGGAGCTGTTCGCCATGGCGAGCTGGCACTTGTTCAAAGAGAGCGCGTACCAGCGGTTCATCATCCGCCGGCTGGGCGCCTTCAGCGTCTACCGCGAAGGGAACGATCGGCAGGCGGTGAACCAGGCGATCGACATCCTGGTCGGGGGGCGACGCCCGCTCATCATTTTCGCCGAGGGCGCCGTGTCGCGGCACAACGACCTGATGATGGAGATGATGGACGGCCCCGCGTTCATAGCCCGCCAAGCCGCCAAGCGGCGCGAGAAGGAGGGCAAGCCCGGCGTGGTGATCCACCCGGTGGCGATCCGCTACTCGTACCAGGGCGACGCCGAGGCGGCCGTGGCCGACGAGCTCACCCGGTTCGAGCAAGCCTTCAGCTGGCAGCCGCAAACCCACCTCTCCACCGTGGAGCGGATCGGTCAGATCGGCGAGGCGCTCTTGGCGGTCAACGAGATCGAATACGTGGGCGCTGCTCGTGTGGGCGATCGCTTCGAGCGCGCCCAGGTGCTGATCGAGGAGGTGCTCGAGCGGCTCGAGAAAAAGTGGCTCGACGGCAAGAGCCGGCCGGGCGAGAGCGTCGTGGCGCGCGTCAAAGCCTTGAGAACGACCATCCTGCCCGACCTGATCGCCAAGAAGGTCACGCCCGAAGAACGCCACCAGCGTTGGCTCGATTTGGCCGCCTGCTATTACGTGCAGCAGATCGATCACTACCCACGCGGCTACCTGCAGGCCGAGAAGAATCTGCCGGAGCGGATCGTTGAGACCGTCGAGCGGATGGCCGAGGACTACTGCGACCGCATCCGGTACCGCGGGCCGATGCACTGCACGATGGTCGTGGGCGAGGCGATCGAGGTGAGCCCGCAACGCGACCGCTCGGCCGTTAAGGACCCCGCCATGGCCGCCGCCGGCGAGTCGCTCCAGACGATGCTCGACGAACTGGTGGTCGAGCGGCGGCGGGAGTTGTTTGGCGAGGAAGGTTGA
- a CDS encoding NAD-dependent epimerase/dehydratase family protein codes for MSQHRLIFGCGYLGERVARRWLAAGDLVTVVTRSAQRAAGFASDGLSPFVADVTQPDTLAGLPAADTVLYAVGFDRAAGPSVVETYAGGLSNVIAALKAEPERLIYASTTGVYGDAAGGWIDETTPTGPGREGARASLAAECVLTASPLAGRSVRLRLAGLYGPGRVPYLRALSDGEPIAAPAEGYLNLIHADDAAAVVVAAADGPQTPSLLCVSDGSPVVRREYYSEAARLVGGPPPQFTAPDPDSPRAARAAVNRRVRNTRLVAALGFSPVYPSYREGLLHALGSEPDVS; via the coding sequence TTGTCCCAACACCGGCTGATCTTTGGTTGCGGCTACCTTGGCGAGCGTGTCGCGCGGCGGTGGCTGGCGGCGGGCGACCTGGTGACGGTCGTCACCCGCAGCGCGCAGCGAGCGGCCGGCTTTGCGAGCGACGGCCTCTCGCCGTTTGTCGCCGATGTGACTCAACCCGACACGCTGGCCGGCCTGCCGGCCGCCGACACAGTGCTGTACGCCGTGGGGTTCGATCGCGCGGCGGGCCCGTCGGTCGTCGAGACGTACGCCGGCGGCCTGTCGAATGTTATCGCGGCGCTCAAGGCGGAGCCCGAACGGCTGATCTATGCAAGCACCACCGGCGTGTACGGCGACGCCGCGGGGGGCTGGATCGATGAAACGACCCCCACCGGCCCCGGCCGCGAGGGCGCCCGGGCGTCGCTCGCAGCCGAGTGCGTGCTCACCGCCTCGCCGCTGGCGGGGCGCAGCGTACGGCTGCGTCTCGCGGGGCTCTACGGGCCGGGCCGTGTGCCTTATCTGCGGGCTCTGAGCGACGGCGAGCCGATCGCGGCTCCAGCCGAGGGGTACCTCAACCTGATCCACGCGGACGACGCCGCCGCCGTGGTGGTGGCCGCAGCGGATGGTCCCCAAACGCCCAGCCTGTTGTGCGTTTCCGACGGTTCGCCGGTCGTGCGGCGAGAGTACTACAGCGAAGCGGCCCGCTTGGTGGGGGGCCCTCCTCCTCAGTTCACCGCACCCGACCCCGATTCTCCCCGCGCCGCTCGGGCAGCCGTAAATCGAAGGGTGCGGAACACCCGCTTGGTCGCCGCCCTCGGGTTCTCACCGGTTTACCCAAGCTATCGCGAAGGGTTGCTGCACGCCCTCGGCAGCGAGCCGGATGTCTCGTGA
- a CDS encoding MBL fold metallo-hydrolase — protein MLQRTPLFPHVIELNHQARRRITCSVYLIYDDDAWTLIDIGYEDAVDDCLELIRQLDFPFAKCATLIASHADVDHIQGLAKAKQVLKTSVTCHPLSAVHLESGDRIATFANIAAQGIDLEMPAVKCENQVVDGEIVKIGSLELEAWHTPGHTDGQLSFRMGNLLFAGDNLFRDGCVGAIDAHHGSSIPDFISSLTRIRDSDVEWLLPSHGPVFRKENAMIDRTIERLEGYLHMADFGTCAIDWPLMDQWERELVDGKLPD, from the coding sequence ATGCTGCAGCGGACCCCCCTTTTCCCGCACGTTATCGAACTGAACCACCAGGCCCGCCGGCGGATCACCTGCAGCGTCTACCTGATCTACGACGACGACGCTTGGACCCTGATCGACATCGGCTACGAAGACGCGGTGGACGACTGTCTGGAGCTGATCCGGCAACTCGACTTCCCTTTCGCCAAATGCGCGACGCTCATCGCCTCGCACGCCGACGTGGACCACATCCAGGGTCTAGCCAAGGCCAAGCAGGTGCTCAAGACCAGCGTGACATGCCACCCGCTCTCGGCCGTCCACCTGGAGTCGGGCGACCGCATCGCGACGTTCGCCAACATCGCGGCCCAGGGCATTGACCTCGAGATGCCGGCCGTGAAGTGCGAGAATCAGGTAGTCGATGGCGAGATCGTGAAGATCGGCTCTCTGGAGCTCGAGGCTTGGCACACGCCGGGGCACACCGACGGGCAGCTGTCGTTCCGGATGGGCAACCTGCTGTTCGCTGGCGACAATCTGTTCCGCGACGGTTGCGTGGGGGCGATCGACGCCCACCACGGCAGCAGCATTCCCGACTTCATCTCGTCGCTCACCCGTATCCGCGACAGCGATGTCGAGTGGTTGCTGCCAAGTCATGGACCGGTCTTCCGCAAAGAGAACGCCATGATCGATCGCACGATCGAGCGGCTCGAGGGATACCTCCACATGGCCGATTTTGGCACCTGTGCGATCGACTGGCCCCTGATGGACCAGTGGGAGCGTGAACTGGTCGATGGCAAGCTGCCTGACTGA
- a CDS encoding redoxin domain-containing protein: MTTSLSLPLALFHRLLIGWALVFCAAGAWAQQDAATETAQADSAWQPPQDPRQWLGSEPLTPESLKGKGVILCFFDEESEEVDDGWPAMLALAAENQGKPVIFIAVSSGTEPRELARYVGRHRITWPVILDYDRSFESRFGFGPINDRHPAEVRVVNAEGKVLPGALSDMPGTIEKALEGAAWRVDPTTVPQSLLGAWRDVEFGSFASAAGVIRRTEKSRDEAIKAGGALLLEAVNKEMNAALTEAIDAFRSEQYWETYKKLDAVQTRFDGYEFPHDIEGKLRELAKRDDVKEELNARRTLEKAVRTAMKGSSGALRRARGMLERIVNDASETEAADRAREMLSQQP, translated from the coding sequence ATGACGACTTCGCTCTCGCTGCCGCTCGCGTTGTTCCATCGGTTGCTGATCGGTTGGGCCCTGGTGTTTTGCGCCGCGGGGGCTTGGGCTCAGCAAGACGCCGCAACCGAGACGGCCCAGGCCGACTCCGCCTGGCAGCCGCCCCAAGACCCGCGGCAGTGGCTCGGCAGCGAGCCGCTCACGCCCGAGTCGCTAAAGGGCAAAGGGGTGATCCTCTGCTTCTTTGACGAGGAGAGTGAGGAGGTCGACGACGGCTGGCCGGCGATGCTCGCCTTGGCGGCCGAGAACCAGGGCAAGCCGGTGATCTTTATCGCCGTGAGCTCCGGGACCGAACCGCGTGAGCTCGCCCGCTACGTTGGCCGGCACCGCATCACCTGGCCGGTGATACTCGATTACGACCGCTCTTTCGAGTCGCGGTTCGGCTTCGGACCGATCAACGACCGCCACCCGGCCGAGGTGCGGGTTGTGAATGCCGAGGGCAAGGTGCTGCCCGGCGCCTTGTCGGACATGCCGGGCACGATCGAGAAGGCCCTGGAGGGCGCCGCCTGGCGGGTCGACCCCACCACCGTGCCCCAGTCGCTGCTCGGCGCGTGGCGTGACGTGGAGTTCGGATCATTCGCCAGTGCGGCCGGCGTGATCCGACGGACGGAGAAGAGCCGAGACGAGGCCATCAAGGCGGGCGGCGCGCTGTTGCTCGAGGCGGTCAACAAAGAAATGAACGCCGCTCTCACCGAGGCGATCGACGCCTTCCGCTCCGAGCAATACTGGGAAACTTACAAGAAGCTCGACGCGGTCCAAACCCGATTCGACGGCTATGAGTTCCCTCACGACATCGAGGGCAAGCTCCGCGAGCTTGCCAAGCGAGACGACGTGAAGGAGGAGCTCAACGCCCGCCGCACCTTGGAGAAGGCGGTGCGGACCGCCATGAAAGGCAGCAGTGGCGCCTTGCGGCGTGCCCGCGGCATGCTCGAGCGGATCGTCAACGACGCGTCCGAAACCGAGGCCGCCGACCGCGCACGCGAGATGCTGAGTCAGCAGCCCTGA
- a CDS encoding calmodulin-binding protein, which yields MIRKLIAAAVVAAALGATADTADAQQQAYGRAWGGTAASQDWNRFYHYPYVYYPQNYWGSEYFRSADSLYHRYPPEMRIPVYNKRWHNYYPAGRRYHSGHHFVLDVF from the coding sequence ATGATCCGCAAGCTCATAGCGGCCGCCGTGGTCGCCGCCGCGCTCGGCGCGACCGCCGACACGGCCGACGCACAGCAGCAGGCCTACGGCCGCGCTTGGGGCGGCACGGCCGCTTCGCAAGACTGGAACCGCTTTTACCATTACCCGTACGTCTACTACCCCCAGAACTACTGGGGCAGTGAGTACTTCCGCAGCGCGGACAGCCTGTACCACCGCTATCCGCCCGAGATGCGGATCCCGGTCTACAACAAGCGTTGGCACAACTACTACCCGGCGGGCCGTCGCTACCACAGCGGCCACCACTTTGTGCTCGACGTGTTTTGA
- a CDS encoding helix-turn-helix domain-containing protein, with protein sequence MAKANPHATLTPLARLTAAASRPVYVLGSDLKVLAANRATADWIGVEPAALVGSKVGYHSETEAPSPTPTHGALCPPPSSLGRDGSATLSCLGRDGRLRHRRAQWVVLLDSQAEGAAATVVTLDDRDLTPAELAEAISPKAEPETLHHELSSALGVLQRERIARGATELLLGESHAMRRLRDQLGAAAASGCNALVVGPEGSARDALALVLHDRTARPGGASGQLLCRLDGAHADSTQARRVLEQWIAEEPASETRAVLLVERIDALGEDICEAILSGCRPDAGRRVIATAPEPLADEGLAAAVATITLVVPPLAERLGDLPLLAQLLVERENARGGKQLEGLAERSHEMLALHHWPGDLAELRSVVVSAHAACQARLIEPGHLPVVIHQATQLVSRDHDKPEPIRLGEFLDRVERELIERSLGLAGGNKAEAARLLGVTRPRLYRSLDRLGLASPQGADADGADAAGGDADG encoded by the coding sequence ATGGCCAAAGCGAATCCGCACGCAACGCTGACGCCTCTCGCGCGGTTGACGGCGGCCGCCTCGCGGCCGGTGTACGTGTTGGGCTCGGACCTCAAGGTGCTGGCCGCCAATCGGGCGACGGCCGATTGGATTGGTGTCGAACCCGCCGCGCTGGTCGGCTCGAAGGTTGGTTACCACTCCGAGACCGAGGCCCCGTCGCCCACGCCGACACACGGCGCCCTCTGTCCGCCCCCCTCGTCTCTCGGCCGAGACGGCTCGGCGACACTCTCTTGCCTGGGACGCGATGGCCGTTTGCGCCACCGCCGAGCGCAATGGGTTGTGCTCCTCGACTCGCAGGCGGAGGGCGCCGCGGCTACGGTCGTCACGCTCGACGATCGCGACCTCACTCCCGCCGAGCTGGCCGAGGCGATATCGCCCAAGGCGGAGCCCGAAACGCTCCACCACGAACTCAGCAGCGCGCTGGGCGTGCTGCAACGCGAACGGATCGCCCGTGGCGCCACGGAGCTGCTGTTGGGCGAGAGCCACGCGATGCGTCGGCTGCGTGACCAACTCGGCGCCGCAGCCGCGAGCGGATGCAACGCGTTGGTCGTCGGCCCCGAGGGCTCGGCGCGCGACGCCCTGGCGCTGGTGCTGCACGACCGCACGGCTCGCCCCGGTGGTGCGAGCGGCCAACTGCTTTGTCGCCTCGATGGGGCCCACGCCGACAGCACCCAGGCTCGCCGGGTGCTCGAGCAGTGGATTGCCGAAGAGCCCGCAAGCGAGACGCGAGCCGTGCTGCTTGTTGAGCGGATTGACGCGCTCGGCGAAGATATCTGCGAAGCGATCCTTTCAGGCTGCCGGCCGGACGCCGGACGTCGGGTGATCGCCACCGCCCCGGAGCCGCTGGCCGATGAAGGCCTCGCCGCCGCCGTCGCGACGATCACTCTGGTTGTTCCGCCGCTCGCCGAGCGTCTCGGAGACTTGCCGCTGCTCGCCCAACTGCTGGTAGAACGCGAGAACGCCCGTGGCGGCAAGCAACTCGAAGGGCTCGCCGAACGTTCGCACGAGATGCTTGCGCTCCACCATTGGCCGGGAGACTTGGCCGAGTTGCGCTCGGTCGTCGTCTCGGCCCACGCCGCCTGCCAGGCACGTCTCATCGAACCCGGCCACCTGCCGGTGGTGATCCACCAGGCGACGCAGCTCGTTTCACGCGATCACGACAAGCCTGAGCCGATCCGCCTGGGCGAGTTCCTCGACCGCGTTGAACGCGAGTTGATCGAGCGATCGCTCGGCTTGGCTGGCGGCAACAAGGCCGAAGCGGCTCGTCTGCTGGGCGTCACCAGGCCTCGACTGTATCGCAGTCTCGATCGGCTCGGCTTGGCGTCGCCTCAGGGCGCCGACGCCGACGGAGCAGACGCCGCCGGAGGCGACGCCGATGGGTGA
- a CDS encoding Mrp/NBP35 family ATP-binding protein, translated as MPAGLTPEAVHAALADFKDPETGRSVEAMQQVRKVDVDGDKVRVELGLTSWAAPIADETRLACERLVAERVPEAQAVEVAVVDHDRPAAQIGQIGLTAKNVIAVGSGKGGVGKSTVAASIALGLHRAGSKVGLMDADVYGPSIPHLLGVNERPTAEGKRLVPVEKNGVKVMSMGFLVPAAEAIVWRGPMLHGAITQFLRDTDWGDLDYLIIDMPPGTGDIALTLSQLLPITGAVVVCTPQDVALLDAVKAIAMFRKVKIPVLGMVENMSYFLCPDNGKRYDIFGSGGAKSKAEELGVPFLGEAPINIDIRKRGDDGETAGNFDDEATAPFFWDICRSMVRSVIEQRGDEPAMPSLPVL; from the coding sequence ATGCCCGCCGGCCTCACTCCCGAGGCGGTCCACGCCGCCCTCGCTGACTTCAAAGACCCCGAGACCGGCCGCTCGGTCGAGGCGATGCAGCAGGTCCGCAAAGTCGATGTCGACGGCGACAAGGTGCGCGTCGAGTTGGGGCTCACCAGTTGGGCGGCCCCGATCGCCGACGAGACCCGCTTGGCGTGTGAGCGGCTCGTTGCCGAACGGGTTCCCGAAGCTCAAGCGGTCGAGGTCGCGGTCGTAGACCACGACCGCCCCGCCGCGCAGATCGGACAGATCGGCCTGACGGCCAAGAACGTGATCGCGGTGGGGTCGGGCAAAGGGGGAGTGGGCAAGAGCACGGTCGCCGCCTCGATCGCCCTCGGCTTGCACCGCGCCGGCAGCAAGGTGGGTCTGATGGACGCCGACGTCTACGGACCGAGTATTCCCCACCTGCTGGGCGTCAACGAACGGCCCACGGCCGAAGGCAAGCGTCTCGTGCCGGTTGAGAAGAACGGCGTGAAGGTGATGAGCATGGGCTTCCTGGTCCCGGCCGCCGAGGCGATCGTGTGGCGTGGGCCGATGCTCCACGGCGCGATCACCCAGTTCCTGCGTGACACCGATTGGGGTGACCTCGACTACCTGATCATCGACATGCCCCCGGGCACGGGCGACATCGCGCTGACGCTCTCGCAGTTGCTGCCGATCACCGGCGCCGTGGTCGTTTGCACGCCGCAAGACGTGGCGTTGCTCGACGCGGTCAAAGCGATCGCCATGTTCCGCAAGGTGAAGATCCCGGTCCTCGGCATGGTCGAGAACATGAGTTACTTCCTCTGTCCCGACAACGGTAAGCGTTACGACATCTTCGGCAGCGGCGGGGCGAAGTCGAAGGCCGAGGAACTCGGCGTGCCGTTCTTGGGCGAAGCGCCGATCAACATCGACATCCGCAAACGCGGCGACGACGGTGAAACGGCGGGCAACTTCGACGACGAGGCGACCGCCCCTTTCTTCTGGGACATCTGCCGATCGATGGTCCGATCGGTGATCGAGCAGCGCGGCGACGAGCCCGCGATGCCGAGTCTGCCGGTGCTTTGA
- a CDS encoding SGNH/GDSL hydrolase family protein yields the protein MPTIVTAARELAGGPIEMFMTAAHGRSYGLASNVMGRRIVSIRDCGLWNALDALAPASQTNALVTDVGNDLLYGVAPARVADWVAECVDRLVARGARVRVVGLPLHSIEGVGRRRFAFFQKIFFPFSRLRFDDARALSRELDERLQALCHERSLAFVAPPRAWYGWDPIHVRRARRAVAWNAILRASEVDEREIPREKTRLRAGERFALRRASHEERRVFGALKRAKQPCARLNDGSTLSLF from the coding sequence TTGCCGACAATCGTCACTGCGGCGCGCGAACTTGCGGGCGGACCGATCGAGATGTTCATGACCGCCGCGCACGGACGGTCTTATGGCCTCGCGTCGAACGTGATGGGTCGACGCATCGTCTCGATTCGAGACTGCGGGCTGTGGAACGCGCTCGACGCACTCGCCCCAGCTTCTCAAACGAACGCGCTCGTGACGGATGTCGGCAACGATTTGCTCTACGGAGTCGCGCCCGCGCGCGTCGCCGATTGGGTCGCGGAGTGCGTTGATCGACTCGTCGCGCGCGGCGCGCGAGTGCGCGTCGTTGGCTTGCCCTTGCACTCGATCGAGGGTGTTGGGAGGCGTCGGTTCGCGTTTTTCCAAAAAATATTTTTCCCGTTCAGCCGCCTCCGTTTCGACGACGCGCGAGCGCTGTCGCGCGAGCTCGACGAAAGGCTACAGGCGCTCTGCCACGAGCGCTCACTCGCGTTCGTCGCGCCCCCGCGTGCTTGGTACGGATGGGACCCGATCCACGTGCGTCGCGCGCGGCGCGCGGTTGCGTGGAACGCCATACTGCGTGCGAGCGAAGTCGACGAACGCGAAATTCCTCGGGAAAAAACGCGTTTGCGCGCAGGCGAGCGTTTCGCGTTGCGGCGCGCATCGCACGAAGAGAGACGCGTGTTCGGCGCGCTCAAGCGCGCGAAGCAACCGTGCGCGCGGCTCAACGACGGTTCGACGTTGTCGCTTTTCTGA
- a CDS encoding site-2 protease family protein, translating to MLFGNIAPSPYDLQFSLLGVPIRVHPSFWVITLLMGVMGSSSAPADAVMWVVAVFVSIVVHEMGHAIVQRRFGGKPHVVLYSFGGLAFGNGADEAPSKQILISLAGPAAGFLLAMLTVAAIAATGRAIVPHADQTQFNAIVQQYRGAQGFTLPWGTYWFGAFSSPQLSRLVHDLLYVNIWWGILNLMPVYPLDGGQIARQLLLYARSPSWGVQASLKLSIGVAAALALWFFMSGAQFAAVLFGMLGYSNYQTLGAYRNSRGGG from the coding sequence ATGCTGTTCGGCAACATCGCGCCCTCGCCCTACGACCTGCAGTTCTCCTTGCTGGGCGTGCCGATTCGGGTGCATCCTAGCTTTTGGGTCATCACGTTGCTGATGGGCGTGATGGGCTCTTCGAGCGCCCCGGCCGACGCGGTGATGTGGGTTGTGGCGGTCTTCGTGTCGATCGTCGTCCACGAGATGGGCCACGCGATCGTGCAACGCCGTTTCGGCGGCAAGCCCCACGTCGTGCTCTACAGCTTTGGCGGGTTGGCATTTGGCAACGGCGCCGACGAGGCGCCCTCCAAACAGATCTTGATCTCGCTCGCCGGCCCGGCGGCCGGCTTCCTGCTCGCCATGCTCACCGTGGCGGCCATCGCCGCCACCGGCCGCGCGATCGTGCCCCACGCCGATCAAACGCAGTTCAACGCGATCGTCCAGCAGTACCGCGGCGCCCAAGGGTTCACGCTGCCGTGGGGGACTTACTGGTTCGGCGCCTTCTCCTCGCCGCAGCTCAGCCGGCTGGTCCACGACCTGCTGTACGTGAACATCTGGTGGGGGATCCTCAACCTGATGCCGGTTTACCCGCTCGACGGCGGCCAGATCGCCCGGCAGCTGCTGCTCTACGCCCGCTCGCCGAGCTGGGGGGTGCAGGCGTCGCTGAAGCTCTCGATCGGCGTCGCGGCCGCGTTGGCCCTGTGGTTCTTCATGAGCGGAGCCCAGTTCGCTGCGGTGCTGTTCGGCATGCTCGGCTACAGCAACTACCAAACGCTCGGGGCGTACCGGAACTCGCGAGGCGGCGGCTGA